A genomic region of Eucalyptus grandis isolate ANBG69807.140 chromosome 5, ASM1654582v1, whole genome shotgun sequence contains the following coding sequences:
- the LOC120293981 gene encoding uncharacterized protein LOC120293981, with product MEDDVIQVPSGKDTGDMYNKTIMGLQKALTKEDTTAVEKPTNPGDNIKAGGSKSESDTDVDEDPEGNESASETEVQAPVDKKAARKENKKEVKEEKREARARSPSREEKKEGRDWPKPTRLSSRC from the coding sequence ATGGAAGATGACGTGATTCAGGTTCCAAGTGGGAAGGACACTGGGGACATGTACAACAAGACTATTATGGGGCTACAAAAGGCTCTCACGAAGGAGGACACTACTGCTGTAGAAAAGCCGACCAATCCTGGCGATAATATCAAAGCTGGCGGTAGCAAGTCCGAGTCTGATACAGATGTGGATGAAGATCCAGAAGGAAATGAGTCGGCTTCCGAAACTGAGGTGCAGGCTCCTGTTGACAAGAAGGCTGCTAGGAAGGAGAACAAAAAGGAGgtcaaagaggaaaaaagggaagCGAGGGCGAGGTCGCCAAGCCgtgaagagaagaaagaagggagagaTTGGCCAAAGCCCACAAGACTAAGTAGTCGTTGCTAG